The sequence below is a genomic window from Flagellimonas marinaquae.
ATATCATCACTGACCAAGGCATCTGTTCCAAGGCTTAGCGTGGTTTCTTTGTAATTGTCCAAGCTGGAACCGTGACTTCCCATATGAATTTTAAAATTGGTGTCATCGGTAACCGTGGCCGAGGTAAACGTTCCCTCAAAATTCAGGAACTTGTAGCCAGCTTGCCAGGACCACATCATGTTATTGTTTTCAGCTTGGGTAAGGAGGTCTCCCTGTCCTTCGGCTCCCAAGAGATACTTTTCTTGGTCCACACCAATTCCAAACGTTATTGAAGTGTACTTGCCGGTAGGAACATCGTAAAGAACTACTTCTGTTTTTCCGGTTTCTTCGCTTGTTATAAAAAAGCCCGTATCCTTAGGATAGGTGAATATGTTACCATCTTCATCGGTCAGCCTAAAATTTCCGACAATGTAGTTCAGGCGTTCTATGGTCAAGGTCTCATTCTGGGAATTGGTGTAGGAAGACCCTAGAATAAGGTCGTCCCCGGATACGCTGTTGTCAAATTCAATTTTTACCATTCCGGTACCTGTTAGTTGCGTAGAATCGTCATCGCTGCTGCATGATGCCAATAAAATGGATAAGAATAAAGCGGTAGATAATTTATAAATTGATTTCATCTGTAATACAAATAGTTATGAGTTGGGAAGCCTCTGCTTAAAAGCCCCCCGGATTAAAAATGTTATATACATGTGCCAAAGGCGCAGTACTTAAAAGTATAGGCACAGTTGCTTTTTTCCCTTTAGGGAAATAGCACAGCTATAAAAAAGGTCGGTGTTAACAGATGATGGGCGGGCGAAAAACTGAAGCTGTAAATTGGCGCGGTTTGCTAGAGGTAAATTCAGGTAGTTGGTCGTTTTCCAAAGTTTGCGGAGTAAAATCACAAAAAAGAATATCCACAAAGCCGATGGGATACTCTTTCATGTTAATAGAGGGTAGATTTTGCTTTTTTTCGTCTTGTTCTTCTTGCAGCATTTTGGACAGATAGCACTTACCGTTACAGTTGAGCATTGGTTTGTCCTTGTTCACGCACAAATACTCGGCAATGTAGTCTTGGTTGACCACATATTCAAAAACAGGAAGTACGGGCCTTAACATGGCCATTACATACAAAAGTGTGAACAATATGGGAAGACTCCGCTGTTTCAAGAAAAATTTTTTGAACCTGTACAAATATAATCCACTTAATTGATAGATGTAAAAAAAGCTGCCTGTTTTAAGCAGCTTTTAGTTCTTTTTCCAAAGCTATGAAACAGGATAGTTTTTTTTGGGGGCTATAATGTGGCAATATTTTGATGTGACATAGATAAGGTTCGCCATTTTTGCGATAGTTAATCACCGCGCCATCAAAACTGTGATGCGCGTTTAACTGTTCCCTAATTTCTTTTTTGATGGTTTTTGATGTTTCTTTTCCTTGTAAAAAGCTCGGTTTTTTTTGTAGCGCGTAATTTTTTCGATACCCTGTCATTTCTATAAAACCATCATTCACCCAAAGAATGGAATGGTCCGGGTCGGTAACGACCAGGGCGTCGTAGTTTTCCTTTTTTATAAGACTCTGATTCTCTTGCGATATTTCCTCACCAAGCAGGTAGGTGATTTTCTTTAGGTCTGCTTCTTTTTTTAGGTTGCCCAGTAACCTGTGATAGCTTTCCAAATAAAAATCAAAGCTTAGTAATGGGGATGCCTGGAGTTTGTTGTCTTTCGTCATTGTTTTGTTCTACGTTAAATTAAACCACTGAAATTGGTGTTTTGTCCTGGTTCAAGGCAACAAAGGTGAACTGGCCGCAGATGGCCTTTTCCCTTTGGCTGGAATACATTTCTTCCAAATAAATGTCCACTTGCACTTTTAAACTTTTGTTGCCCACCTTTATTACTTCGCCTATCAGTTCAATAATGGTACCTGCAGGAATTGGGTGGTCAAAATCTATACGATCTGTACTTACGGTCACCATTCGTTTTCTGCTGAACCGTGTTGCAGTAATAAAGGCAACCTCGTCCATTAGGCTAAGTGCGGTTCCGCCAAACAAGGTGTCGTAGTGGTTTACGGTATTGGGGAATACCGCTTTAAAAATGTTTGTTTTTGATCGCTTTATGCGTTCGCTGATTTCCATGGCAAAAGCTTTTATAAAATTGAACAATTAGATAAAAGCTCCTTAGCTCAACTTCGCAATGCCTTAAACAAGTGGAACGTGTGTGGAGTTTTGCCGGATAAGCCGGTGAAAGTTCAAACGTTCGACTTGCCCTTTACGCGAAGGCATCGTCAAAATCCTACAAAGTAGGAACGAAATGGGCAGGTATCCTGGCTTGTTCGATTTTTGCCACCTTCTCATCTTTTTTTGGGAAAGACAATGGTTTTTTGCAAAAACATACTATTCCAAAAACGGAATCGAACTTACAGTTGCGCGTCAGCTCGTGATTTACACACGATTCCCTTTTAATTCCGATATGTGTCGGAAACCCTATCGTTATGATAAAGAAATTAAGTAAAGAACTTATTTGGTGGTAAATGTATCGAAATTTGAATTTACCTTGAAATTATTTCTGTCCGAATTTTATGCGGTAAAATTTAATGAACAGATCTTTTGGGGTTGGTGCTTGGGCGGAATTGGACAAATGATCTTTTTTTTGATTGAAATCTGCTTAAAGCCTTATGTAATAAGGGTGTTTGGGATTATATGTTTGTAATTGTTAAAAAACTGTGAAAAAGTATTTCTTGGCAGTCGGTTCCAATGTGGATTTTTCTCAGCCCTTATCCTACGTTTGTTCCCATGGATTTTGACTGTCAAAAATTTCGAATGTTGATAACAGTGTTAAGAACCTGATCGACGAAACTTCAAATCGAAGTGAAGAAAATATGAATTTTACAGTCAAGCTATTTTTTCAACTCCAAACCGTTTTCTTCATGCAGATAACTCATATAACTAAGAGGGATTTTAGTACGCAAGAATTTGATTTACACAAGATTACGAATGCAATCTTGAAAGCCATGACAGCTGTGGAGCATGGCCAGATCACCGATGCGCAGACCATTGCCAGCAACGTAAATAAAGAGTTGTTGGAACGAAAGAGCCAAGACCAACATTATGTGCCCACTGTTGAAGAAGTGCAAGATGTTGTAGAGAACCAACTTATGGACAGTGAGTTCCACGATGTGGCAAAAGCGTACATTATTTATAGGAACAAAAGGGCCCAAATGCGGGAGTCCGATATTTTTGAAAAACGAATAAACCTTAAACCTTACGAATACCCACAATTATACGAATACGTTCCCGCGATCAGACACTCGTATTGGATACATACTGAGTTTAACTTTACCAGCGATATCCAAGATTTTAAATCCGGATTGACCGAAGTGGAACGAAGTGCCATTAAAAATACCATGTTGGCCATTTCCCAGATCGAGGTGGCCGTAAAAACATTTTGGGGCGACATATACCATCGTATGCCAAAACCAGAAATAGGTTCGGTGGGAGCCACATTTGCGGAGAGCGAGGTGCGCCACCACGATGCTTACTCGCACCTACTGGAAATTTTGGGACTGAACCAAGAGTTTGAAAACCTGAAGAAGAAACCGGTGATCATGAAAAGAGTGCAGTATTTGGAGACGGCACTTAAAAATGCAAAAAGCGAAAACAATAAGGAGTATGCCGAGTCCATTTTGCTATTTTCCCTTTTTATCGAACATGTTTCCCTTTTCTCCCAGTTCCTGATCATTATGGCGTTCAACAAACATAAAAATGTACTGAAGGGAATTTCGAACGTTGTGGAGGCGACTTCCAAAGAAGAGCAGATCCATGGTGATTTTGGTATCGATGTAATCAATATCATCAAAAAAGAACACCCGGAATGGTTCGATGATGCATACAAGGAAATGATCCAAGATATCTGTGAGAAGGCATTTGAATCGGAAAGTAAAATAGTGGATTGGATATTTGAAGCTGGTGAATTGGATTTCTTGCCCAAAAACTTGGTAAACGAGTTTATCAAGAACAGATTCAACAACTCATTGGAGAGTATCGGGATTTCTAAAATATTTGATGTCGATCAAAAATTATTGGAGCAGACCGAATGGTTCGATGACGAGATCATTGGAACAAAACACGGAGACTTTTTTGTAAAAAGATCCATTAACTATAGCAAAAGAACACAAAGTATAACAAGCGACGACCTTTTTTAAATTATGGAGAAGAGAACACAACTAACCCCGACCACAGACCAAAAACAAGACAATAAAACACAAGAACTTGTAAACGCAAGAAAGGATACCTTGTCCAAACTTAAAACCGAGGAAGACAAGGGGTTCGAATGGTTGAACGAGTATAGCCGAAAGTTTTTGGCATCTGGGTACCTAACCGAGGGCGTAACCCCTGAAGGGCGTATCCGCGAGATTGCCGATAGGGCCGAGGAGATATTGCAAATTCCTGGGTATTCGGATAAATTTTATGGATATATGTCCGAAGGATTTTTCTCCTTGGCATCTCCAGTTTGGTCCAATTTTGGTAAAAAACGTGGTTTGCCCATTAGTTGCTTTGGCTCACATATCGACGATGATATGGGGAATATCCTTTATACACAGTCCGAGGTAGGAATGATGTCCAAACTAGGTGGTGGGACATCGGGATATTTTGGAAATATTAGGCACAGGGGTGCTCCTGTAAAAAATAATGGTCAAGCCTCGGGAGCAGTTCATATTATGCAGTTGTTCGAATCCATGGTGGATGTGGTTAGCCAAGGTTCGGTTCGTCGCGGTCGTTTTTCTCCATATTTACCAATCGATCACAAAGACATTATGGAATTTTTGGAAATTGGTACCGAAGGTAATCCAATCCAGCAATTAACACATGGTGTAACAGTGACCAACCAGTGGATGCAGGAAATGGTCGAAGGCGATGTTGAAAAAAGGACCGTTTGGGCCAAAGTGTTGCAACGTAGGGGTGAAATGGGATATCCGTATGTGTTCTTTACCGATAATGCCAATGATGGTGCAGCGGATGTATACAAGGACAAGAACCACCGTATTCATGCCAGTAACCTGTGTACAGAGATTATGTTGCCATCTAATGATAATTGGTCTTTTGTTTGTGTGCTCTCCAGCGTAAACTTGATGCATTACGATAAATGGAAAAAAACCGATGCGGTAGAGACCA
It includes:
- a CDS encoding MbnP family protein, translating into MKSIYKLSTALFLSILLASCSSDDDSTQLTGTGMVKIEFDNSVSGDDLILGSSYTNSQNETLTIERLNYIVGNFRLTDEDGNIFTYPKDTGFFITSEETGKTEVVLYDVPTGKYTSITFGIGVDQEKYLLGAEGQGDLLTQAENNNMMWSWQAGYKFLNFEGTFTSATVTDDTNFKIHMGSHGSSLDNYKETTLSLGTDALVSDDMTPIIHIVANAGNILDGQHKISLTEQAVIMVSEEKSPLIATNTSNMFTVDHVHNGDGSSH
- a CDS encoding PAS domain-containing protein, with protein sequence MTKDNKLQASPLLSFDFYLESYHRLLGNLKKEADLKKITYLLGEEISQENQSLIKKENYDALVVTDPDHSILWVNDGFIEMTGYRKNYALQKKPSFLQGKETSKTIKKEIREQLNAHHSFDGAVINYRKNGEPYLCHIKILPHYSPQKKLSCFIALEKELKAA
- a CDS encoding acyl-CoA thioesterase, coding for MEISERIKRSKTNIFKAVFPNTVNHYDTLFGGTALSLMDEVAFITATRFSRKRMVTVSTDRIDFDHPIPAGTIIELIGEVIKVGNKSLKVQVDIYLEEMYSSQREKAICGQFTFVALNQDKTPISVV
- a CDS encoding ribonucleotide-diphosphate reductase subunit beta, with the protein product MQITHITKRDFSTQEFDLHKITNAILKAMTAVEHGQITDAQTIASNVNKELLERKSQDQHYVPTVEEVQDVVENQLMDSEFHDVAKAYIIYRNKRAQMRESDIFEKRINLKPYEYPQLYEYVPAIRHSYWIHTEFNFTSDIQDFKSGLTEVERSAIKNTMLAISQIEVAVKTFWGDIYHRMPKPEIGSVGATFAESEVRHHDAYSHLLEILGLNQEFENLKKKPVIMKRVQYLETALKNAKSENNKEYAESILLFSLFIEHVSLFSQFLIIMAFNKHKNVLKGISNVVEATSKEEQIHGDFGIDVINIIKKEHPEWFDDAYKEMIQDICEKAFESESKIVDWIFEAGELDFLPKNLVNEFIKNRFNNSLESIGISKIFDVDQKLLEQTEWFDDEIIGTKHGDFFVKRSINYSKRTQSITSDDLF
- a CDS encoding ribonucleoside-diphosphate reductase subunit alpha, with protein sequence MEKRTQLTPTTDQKQDNKTQELVNARKDTLSKLKTEEDKGFEWLNEYSRKFLASGYLTEGVTPEGRIREIADRAEEILQIPGYSDKFYGYMSEGFFSLASPVWSNFGKKRGLPISCFGSHIDDDMGNILYTQSEVGMMSKLGGGTSGYFGNIRHRGAPVKNNGQASGAVHIMQLFESMVDVVSQGSVRRGRFSPYLPIDHKDIMEFLEIGTEGNPIQQLTHGVTVTNQWMQEMVEGDVEKRTVWAKVLQRRGEMGYPYVFFTDNANDGAADVYKDKNHRIHASNLCTEIMLPSNDNWSFVCVLSSVNLMHYDKWKKTDAVETMVHFLDAVITEFIEKLEAYRDSSDREDRQTFLFMERAYNFAKQNRSLGLGVLGWHSLLQSKRVAFNSQEAYNLNSEIFREIKERSYKASEQLAERFGEPEVLKGYGRRNATLNAIAPTTSSAFILGQVSQGIEPIWSNCYVKDIAKIKTTIKNPFLMDLLEEKGQNTPEVWKSIRDMDGSVQHLDFLTEEEKAVFKTYSEIDQLDIIYQAANRQNHIDQGQSVNIIVHPDMPTKDINKIHVTAWKLGLKSLYYQHSMNAAQKFKQKKDCVSCEA